A region of Subtercola boreus DNA encodes the following proteins:
- a CDS encoding ROK family protein, whose amino-acid sequence MSAGDLVLGIDIGGTKTAAGLVDPDGRVWARASARTPADLGPEAVVETAIRLAIDVLSQSGASPVLGCGVGSAGVIEPGVGRVVSATSSLPGWAGTPLARVLSTRLRMPVSVVNDVHAHAVGESRFGAGRGVRTVLMVAAGTGIGGALVIDGTVQTGAHGASGHLGHMPSAEASGLPCTCGRSGHLEAVASGPAIASLYRARALPAAGEPVAHAEAVFALADDGDPLAATVIDSAGVALGRTLGGLINALDPDVVVVGGGLSDGGDRWWSAVSRGVETEVIPVLRACPIVPAELGGDAALAGAAAVFRSEHPALAEAGANA is encoded by the coding sequence ATGAGTGCCGGCGACCTGGTTCTCGGTATCGACATCGGCGGCACCAAGACGGCCGCCGGCCTTGTCGACCCGGACGGCCGGGTCTGGGCCCGGGCATCCGCCCGCACACCCGCCGATCTCGGACCCGAAGCCGTGGTCGAAACCGCGATCAGGCTCGCCATCGACGTGCTCTCGCAGTCGGGTGCCTCGCCCGTGCTGGGGTGCGGTGTGGGCTCGGCCGGGGTCATCGAACCGGGTGTCGGCCGTGTCGTCTCGGCGACCTCCTCCCTGCCCGGCTGGGCCGGTACGCCGCTGGCACGCGTCCTTTCGACACGGCTCCGGATGCCCGTCTCCGTCGTCAACGATGTACACGCCCATGCCGTGGGTGAGTCCCGTTTCGGCGCAGGCCGGGGCGTGCGAACGGTGTTGATGGTCGCCGCCGGCACCGGGATCGGAGGCGCCCTCGTCATCGACGGAACGGTGCAGACCGGCGCCCACGGTGCATCCGGACACCTCGGGCACATGCCCTCCGCTGAGGCCTCGGGCCTGCCGTGCACCTGCGGGCGGAGCGGACATCTCGAGGCCGTGGCCTCGGGGCCGGCGATCGCCTCGTTGTACCGGGCCCGCGCGCTGCCCGCCGCGGGGGAGCCAGTTGCGCACGCGGAGGCCGTCTTCGCACTCGCCGACGACGGCGATCCCCTCGCCGCCACGGTGATCGACTCCGCCGGCGTGGCGCTCGGCCGCACGCTCGGCGGCCTCATCAACGCCCTCGACCCCGATGTCGTCGTGGTCGGCGGAGGGTTGAGTGACGGCGGTGACCGGTGGTGGTCGGCGGTGTCGCGCGGAGTCGAGACCGAGGTCATCCCGGTGCTTCGGGCCTGCCCCATCGTGCCCGCAGAGTTGGGTGGAGATGCCGCGCTCGCGGGGGCGGCTGCCGTGTTCCGCAGCGAGCATCCAGCACTCGCCGAGGCGGGAGCGAACGCATGA